Genomic DNA from Osmia lignaria lignaria isolate PbOS001 chromosome 6, iyOsmLign1, whole genome shotgun sequence:
GGAAGTACGTCACGATTATTTGAATAGTCGAGTGTCGCCATCTGTGACGAAAGCGAACGAATTTGTACGAGGCTGGCCGAAGCAGTCAGTCGCGGTCGCCATTTTGTCGGGTAGTCATCGGGTACGTCGTGTTTCTTTTCGGGTTGCTGTACAAATTTTCGGACAGGCATCTCCGAAAAATTTGGGGTCCGGCAATTTCGTTCGTTCCCCCAAATGGCTTGTTTGAACACCCTCAAGCAGGAGATCAAAACTCTTGAGTCCGTCTTCCCAAAGAGCCATGAGAGATTTCAGATAATGTCTGCGAGTGTGGACGAACTGAGCTGCAGGTTCGTCGGTAAAAATGGGAAGAAATACGAAATACACGCCAATATTACAGTAAGTGTAACAAGCATGGATGAAATTTCGAACAGAGTAAGTTGTGATTGTCGTGAATTTATCGCTGAGAATATTCCTGTTTACACACGGGGACCATGTTAATTTTTCGTCGCTGTCTACGACCGTGTTCGGACAAAGAAACAATAACACTCGGTGTTGTTATTTGGCCTTTTTGACAAGAGCCATGCCCGGGTCCACGTAATACCGTGTATGCCCTATTGCACGTTTTTCTCCCTGCTGCACTTTCCCGTTGCTCTCTACATTTTGTTGTAGTTACGATCGATTCTTTCTCGCTTCCATGAGGCAGTTTCCGTGGAGATTTTCAGACGAATTAATAGTGCGCTAGAGGTCAATGTATGTCACAAATAGAGGGTAGGCCCCTCGTAATAGTATCTCTTTTACACGCTGAAAAAAATTCTATGCACTTTATATCTCATTTGCACGAAACCGTACTATATTTCGTATATATCAGATAATATTTACAGATAAAGTAGATAACAATGAACATATCCATTTGCGTTGCCGTTACCGTTGCCATTACCGTTTGCCTCGTtacgaaatttttttatttaatgccAATAAACTTTAGCTATCAaagagaaacatttatttatttcaagatattgaaaattttatccgCAGTTTATATATGAAAACTAATCAcgtgtgtttaaaaaaaaattgcgttCTACGTTATTCTGTTTACTTTGTCAAACGCATTTTAATACAAGTTCAAATccgatttgaaattaaattttttttttgtaagattaattaaaaatcaattctgtattttttatattgtttatttaacagaaaattgaaaatgctAATTGGTTTCtgcatattaattaatattgctaATTATTTTACGGTTCCTGTTacgcatatatgtatatagacgACCAGCGACGCTGAACTGCAATTTCAGATATATAtccttatttaaatattatacatatatgagtTCATGATAAACATTcgttattcaattaattattattggtaatttatttttcttattaatatttatgaacgatattttatttatagagaTTGTTATtcgaatttgaatttgaatttgaatttttgtgCAAAGgaatctttttgttttttaaagaaGATTTTTCTCTattcttataaattttaaataaagataaattgtatatagattaaataaaaatttaacaatttattaCTGCCACAGGAAACCTATCCTTCAACACCACCAGTATGGTTTGCAGAGTCAGAGGAAACAAGTGTGACGAATGCTGTACAAATTTTAAGTACTACCACTGGCAGAGACAACCACGTCATTAATCAAGTTGGGATTCTCTTAAAAGAATTATGTAGACTTCACTCATTACCAGAACCCCCTGATGTTGAAAGGTTGAGGACAGCTTTGGATCCATTGCGCTTAGGAGGACCAAATGAAGCTGCAGCACAAAGGATGGAAGCTGAGGATGCTGAAGACATtgatgaagatgaagaaagtGATACAGAGGAAGACCTCCATTTAGATATGGATGAGGGTGATGCTAATGCTAAGAGTAAGGTAAATAAGGCAGATTGGGATAAAAACTGTGTTACTCTATAAATTGTACATGTATGTACTTATTTgtgtatgataattttatttctaaggGTGAGGAAATAGAATTGGAACATCTTGCGACATTAGAAAGGTTGAGACAAAATCAAAGACAAGATTATTTAAAGGGATCTGTCTGTGGAAGCGTGCAAGCCACAGACAGACTTATGAAAGAATTGCGCGACATTTATCGAAGTGACAGTTTCAAAAAAGGTGatattacatttcaaaattttttcaattgaaatataattttacattttttaatatattcgaatatttgttaaaatttgttACAGGAATGTACAGCATAGAATTAGTAAATGACAGTTTGTATGAATGGAACGTCAGGCTGATGTGTGTTGATCCTGATTCACCTTTACACAGTGATCTCATActtctgaaagaaaaagaaggcaaAGACAGTATTCTTCTTAACATGCTTTTTAAggtaagaaaatttcaattatttaaacaaaattattgattCTACTTCTGTTTTAGATTTAAATTGTATAGTATCAAAGATGGTAGGCTTTTTTAAGGAAATTGGCATGTACTTGCGTGTAAATGCTCACCCgggaaaatttgatttaatatttatttttctattcacatcttttgaaattttattattatttttatttaattattcataatgcCTGGTAGTTCTTGAATAGTGATTTACCTTCTCCTAtgtcgccattttccctagggagaCCTACCATGTTCACTACTTATCttgtcatttttttaaatatgttgagtATTGTAAACTCTGTAATTTGGTAAATATGTTAACAATTTTGACATATAATATTAGATTTATAAGATGGAAGGCAATACTAATGTGTCTTCTCTGTTACAGGAAACGTATCCTTTTGAACCCCCATTTGTTAGAGTTGTGCATCCCATGATCTCTGGCGGATATGTCCTTATAGGAGGCGCTATTTGTATGGAACTCTTAACGAAACAAGGTTGGAGTTCAGCCTACACAGTTGAAGCAGTCATCATGCAGATTTCAGCAACATTAGTGAAGGGAAAAGCGCGCATACAATTTCAGGGACCGGGTAGTGCTAGCAAAGTATGTGGACAAGGCCAATACAGCCTAGCACGTGCACAACAGTCATTCAAGTCTCTTGTACAAATACATGAAAAAAATGGTAAGAgaataattttatctttttataaTTATGTTCCAGTACTTCAGTAGAATTTAGCGTATGCGGTAGAAACTTTTCTAGGGAAAATTACTCAGATACTTGAAAGTTACTAGACATTATAAAGGTCAACATTGCaggatttcaaaatttcaaaattcaaatctTTCGATCTTCAGaattcgaatttcaaaaaaatggAGTTAAAATTTTTAAGCTTTAGAATGTACAATTTTAGTTTCGAAATTCAAGTTTCAGAGTTTCTGaatattgaatatatttttaataaattaatagaggtcgtattatgtatatttaaacATGCTTATAGGTTGGTTTACCCCTCCAAAAGAGGATGGCTAATGAATAGAAATCCCTGGGAGACAAAAGTTTGGGGCGTGCTTACAGCTGAGACTTTAATTCGGTGTGTGCCCAACAAATAATTGTTACGATAATGATTTGATACACAAAACACAACATTAACTAGGTAACTTAAGATACTGAATTAATCTAACGCGTAATTCCTTTGATGGCTGAGAAAGGCTGCCGCGCAAACAGTGAAGTGTTTGATTCTGTATGCATATAGATTTTTAGTAATTAGTGATTAGAAAACGCCAATCGCATTTGTGAATGTGAggtataatcatttttatctgGAATTGATTCTTACGTTTCGGAATTACTAAGAATCGTAATTATTCCaaataacaattaatattaGTTCTTTTTCTTGTGAGTACACATTGTTGTACGTACGTACGAAACAGTGTAAAACATTCTGTGAAATGCGTTTGCGCAATCCGTGCTTCCTGTCTTTCGAACAGGGAGGGGAGGAACACGACGGTTAGCAACTTAGATAGTtatatatattgaaaatttttctaaatgtttttttttatcattgtgAGCTTTCATTCGTTCCATTCTATcttatattttaattctttcattCATTGTGCAATTTCATAAATAAGTTGTTTGGGTATATACATttgttaaagaagaaaaatgaaaaaaaataaggaaGTAAGCAGTATCTAATTAAATGCGATGTTTCTGGGGGTAATGTTAGCTTTGCCATtacctttcaattttttttttttgtatttattcaTTGACGAGCATAATTGGAACGATGCGAACGAGCACACAACTAAATCATTACCTGCAGAAAAGTACCTTCAAGTAAGAcacatttttcaataaaattaatattgcagTAGCGTATAATGAGGCTTTAGAAGATATAGGATTAATTATAAGcattctattttaaatttctctttGCCACACAGGATACTGTGTTaactattattaaaataacgaATGTACATATTTCCCAATGCTTTACgttgtaattattattcatttaacttCCAATTAAAACTCAACCGATAATGCATTtacttaacaaatttttataattcacgtttcaatttttcatctaaTTATGGATAAAGAAATCGCATAGCAATACTAGTTAGTATATATTtccttaataaaataattaagggTTGTATAGATGTACATATACACGTTCGTATGCGAGTTCTTATAAATTGGTTTTCtttggaaataattattttgtttccttttgaaaattaagatttgGTTGTGTGACTCGTTTAATACGAACAACTTTTTTGTTACATCGTCTAATAAGCGATTGATGTCCTTGAAATTCACACGAAAATTAGCTCTGTATTTTGGACGTACGTTCATGCGAACTTTTAGTGACACCTACTCTACTAATatgttatacagggtgttttaaaaatattgtgcAATCCAAAAACTTCATATTAAAGTAAATGGAAAATCTGCAGATTTCAGGACCGTATAatgtttttcaattattctgtATATCGtaacatcaatttttaattgaaactctATTTACGTGACGTATCAAACGTGAaagtaagaaaaatttatttgtgcCACAGTAACGTTTTACACTGGccagtcaaaaaaaaaaataaagcataataataaaaatgtattcaGTATCGAACACGGTAGGATTTCCTAGGTAACACGACGGTATAGGGAAAGGAGGACCCATTTAATTACCAGGCATTATGAAGGTTTCAAAGTTTCAATActcgaattttcaaatttcagaatctacatttctaaattcaaaattttaataactaactaaatattaacacgttgtGACTGGAGATCATAGATTTACCCTCTCTGATAATGAGATGAACCGTATGTATATCCTCCCTTACACTAATTTCCCAATCTCAGGAATCGACTGATtaggttaaataaaattttctctacTAGACGTTTACACGCTATTGATGCAGCTTTATCGCTATTTTCCTTAAGGAAGTTTACCGTGTTCGATACTATACATTAAAGGCACCGTTAAGATCGCCAGACGAATAATCGTTTTCGAAAACTTATATACGTATGTATTATTGCACATGTATTTTGACAAATTTACGAGACTATGCTATTCTCTTGCGTCTTTATTCGCCAAAACATTGTCTGATACAAACCTATCTTAGTTTTCCATTCTGTACATTCATGGACTTCCgtggtttcttttctttcatctcTAGGCGATAGTAACGTTCACGAGGGCGAAAAAAAAACAACTTATTGCGCATACGTTTATTAACAAACGAATTTCTACATTGCTTTCGTATACCGGCGATACGTACCTACGTGGTCTTGATTCCACTCCCAGAACGTCTAACGCGACATGtttcgtacatacatacatgcacACGCAGCATACACctcatatatacacacacatacagtTATGTGCAATTTAGGCATCTCTTAAACAAAAGAAAGTGCAGGATAAGAAGTGTTCCGCTTCTTCTCCTTCGTACGTTCACTTTTAACAAAGAGAAGTTTATTTTGCATCCAAGTGTATGTACATGCATGCATACTATGCATGCACACACATGCTCCGATTCgtgtatataaaatatacatattccGTTCCTTGTATTTCATCTTCGTACACGAACTTTCACGGATCGAAAACTAAACTTTCGCACCCTTATCTGAAGAGAACATGTTTGCGCAACTGTACAGGAGATATCTAAAGAGAGAAACATGATTTGTAAACGTATATCCAGGAAACAACGATAAGTACGAAGATGAAGACGCGATACATATGTTATTTTGGCGATAATACGTGCACCGCCTTGTATGGTAATTTTTTCTAGGAAAAAAAGTGGTGTTATGGGAAGGAGATTAGCTACTCGTTATGTCTGATAATTTTGGAACTCCCAAACGTGACCTCGTGTCATGAGTAGTGACGTCTGCTCTCTCTATGTCGCTGATTTTCCTAAGGAAGGTTATACTTGACATTGTACAATCTATTCGTAAACATAACGAATTGGATCAATCGAGCGGAGTAGTATGGGTCAgcagtttcttttttcctgGTGTAATTAAACAAGGAAGAAATTCGTGCGAGCAGTATCGTAATGAAACTCTAGATTTTTAAGTATAAGGTGTGTACAATCAATGAGCTCATTGTCAGTGGGTATCAATGATTTGTACAGCCTCCACGCCTGACTGACATTGAGTACTGGTTGTTTGACGTCGTTAACCGTTATGTTCTTTgtcaaaagaaaagaagaaaaaaaagaaaaaaaaagaaaaaaaagatcttTCATTTCTCGTGTCTGTtaagttttttctttctttcattggAGAATTTTGCGAAGCGTAATATTGTAAGCAGCCACGTGGCCTGTATATTTTTGCtacaaatatcattagtagtaccaccgtttttaaaaattcaagctttattgtgttttactcttattattatcttatgtttcctcttttttttttttttttttttttaaattcatctgACGTTTGAGAAAAACACGAAGTACACCAATATAATTGAATGCAGATTACATTTcatgatttataattaaactAATGCAAATTTTTTTCTCAGCTGTTAAACAAACGATGACTTTCGGTAGATGCAAAAGTAACGGGAATTTTCGTAACGAAGATCGTATTTTTTATCCGATCGATTTCAAATGTTCAATAAAGTaatattaacacgttaattgcCACAGTGAAAATAAACATCTATATTAAGacgtatttaaatattaattattgacCTTAGAAAGACTGATtttcaaatattgaaaatatgttgTTCTTCAGATATTACAGAaaatttcctgaaattatttatgtttaGTTATGTTctcaaaataaatgttgaagAAGTGATTTTGGTttagcacgcgatatcgcgtgttaTATACCTGGTATTACtaacataatataaaaaatttaataattcagttatataaaatttggaACGTCGGTCATTGGTGACCCTCATAGCAGTaaacgtgttaaatatttctgttGATTCTAAAGCAAATTCGATTCCCTATTCTTTTTCGCTTTCTCGTTGCATGGCAGAAGAAAGTGTTAAGAATTGACCAAGAACGATGTAAATTTGCGAATGACAAATAAAGATGTCCTGTCTACttttaaaagaagaatataatgaaaaattctccTCACTCTTGCATCGACATTGTCCCATTTGTTTACAAATTAAAATGGACTCTTGATTTTGGTTGTGAATTATACGAAAAAAGTGTGCTGAAGCGAAGAAGAAGGTGCGCTGACTCGAAAATGGCTTTTCTCACCTGTTTCACTTCTAAACGAGCGTAGTTTGTACTTGTACTATGTGCTTAACGAACTTTCGACTTTTTACAGTGGATTTTTGATTCGAAGACTGATTAAAGCCGGAACTGTTGCATTCCCTCTTCCACGTCAAGATTTTCTCTTACATCGGCCTGTATCGCATTAAAGCtatcttttttataatactttgtcGTATGAAATGTTACTGGTGATCCTGTTTAGAACAACTGGTCGTGTCTATTCAAAAATCTACAAACTCGATTTTACTTATCCACTGTATAATTAtccaattaattaatcaaaaaaattGATCGTCTGGGTCACTTTGTCTCGTCATTTAGTTGAAATCTTTGCCGTTAGAGGCCCTGCgattttgtacaaattttgtTCCTACTTTTACCATCAGAGAGCGTTATTTCGATTTGCGaaatttagttgaaatttttgccaaaTTTAGTTCCGTTTTTTGCTGGTAGGGGGCGCAATGCAGGGATATCTGGGTTGCTAAGATGTAAGGGGTACTTGGATGTAAAGAATgtatagggatgtaagggatatagGGTTGAGCTTTGTGAGGTCCAcaaagacaaaaaaataataaataaccggGAAGGGTGAGAACCAAGGTCCATGAAAagcgataaaataataaataaaagggatgGTGAATAAAATGGGAAATATTTGGAAAGGCTAGTCCCCGTGGGGCTCACAAagagtaataaaataataaataacagaatGCTGAGGCGAGGCTCCCGCAAAGCTCGGGAGCCAAACAAACAAGAACAACTGCATATTTGAAACAGACAAAACAACAATCACTTGATGAATCAACATACAGGTATAAT
This window encodes:
- the LOC117607785 gene encoding ubiquitin-conjugating enzyme E2 Q2 isoform X1, with translation MACLNTLKQEIKTLESVFPKSHERFQIMSASVDELSCRFVGKNGKKYEIHANITVSVTSMDEISNRETYPSTPPVWFAESEETSVTNAVQILSTTTGRDNHVINQVGILLKELCRLHSLPEPPDVERLRTALDPLRLGGPNEAAAQRMEAEDAEDIDEDEESDTEEDLHLDMDEGDANAKSKGEEIELEHLATLERLRQNQRQDYLKGSVCGSVQATDRLMKELRDIYRSDSFKKGMYSIELVNDSLYEWNVRLMCVDPDSPLHSDLILLKEKEGKDSILLNMLFKETYPFEPPFVRVVHPMISGGYVLIGGAICMELLTKQGWSSAYTVEAVIMQISATLVKGKARIQFQGPGSASKVCGQGQYSLARAQQSFKSLVQIHEKNGWFTPPKEDG
- the LOC117607785 gene encoding ubiquitin-conjugating enzyme E2 Q2 isoform X2, which produces MACLNTLKQEIKTLESVFPKSHERFQIMSASVDELSCRFVGKNGKKYEIHANITETYPSTPPVWFAESEETSVTNAVQILSTTTGRDNHVINQVGILLKELCRLHSLPEPPDVERLRTALDPLRLGGPNEAAAQRMEAEDAEDIDEDEESDTEEDLHLDMDEGDANAKSKGEEIELEHLATLERLRQNQRQDYLKGSVCGSVQATDRLMKELRDIYRSDSFKKGMYSIELVNDSLYEWNVRLMCVDPDSPLHSDLILLKEKEGKDSILLNMLFKETYPFEPPFVRVVHPMISGGYVLIGGAICMELLTKQGWSSAYTVEAVIMQISATLVKGKARIQFQGPGSASKVCGQGQYSLARAQQSFKSLVQIHEKNGWFTPPKEDG